In the Thermodesulfovibrio yellowstonii DSM 11347 genome, one interval contains:
- a CDS encoding DUF4384 domain-containing protein, protein MKQFSFKNFLLLTSSLFLFAFVALFLMSFSYASEKSVWVEATGEAYMSEIDTPKEVIARAKADAQRKAIEQAVGVFLKSHTIVSNSQLAEDLIYASVRGKINKVEIIKEGWDEKDRNIYKVSLRAFVEPIYPEKEHGLSVKLSLSKADLKEGDEVKIFYQANKDCYVYIFSIAADGSVTLLLPNSIMKDNFIRGQEIYSFPSESIKLRAMLLPDFNGNVAEESIKIIATKKKENLISLGFQEGMFQVYDAKSTGMISDLIRRLNQLEPDEWTEATVVYRIKKK, encoded by the coding sequence ATGAAACAGTTTTCTTTTAAAAATTTCCTTTTGCTAACATCCTCGCTTTTTCTCTTTGCCTTCGTAGCTTTATTTTTAATGTCCTTCTCTTATGCTTCAGAAAAGTCTGTCTGGGTTGAGGCAACGGGTGAAGCATATATGAGTGAAATAGATACTCCGAAAGAGGTTATAGCAAGAGCAAAGGCAGATGCACAAAGAAAAGCAATTGAACAGGCAGTTGGTGTATTCTTAAAGTCCCATACTATAGTTTCAAACAGCCAGCTTGCAGAAGACCTTATTTATGCCTCTGTAAGAGGAAAAATCAATAAAGTTGAAATTATAAAAGAAGGCTGGGATGAGAAGGATAGAAACATTTATAAAGTGAGCCTTAGAGCATTTGTTGAGCCTATATATCCTGAAAAGGAACATGGATTATCTGTTAAACTTTCTCTTTCAAAAGCGGATTTAAAAGAAGGCGATGAAGTGAAAATATTCTATCAGGCAAACAAAGACTGTTATGTATATATATTTTCAATTGCTGCTGATGGTTCTGTAACATTGCTACTACCTAATTCAATTATGAAAGACAATTTTATCAGAGGGCAAGAGATTTATAGTTTCCCGAGTGAATCAATAAAACTTAGGGCAATGTTATTACCTGATTTTAACGGTAATGTTGCAGAAGAAAGCATCAAGATTATAGCTACAAAGAAGAAGGAAAATCTTATTTCTCTTGGTTTTCAAGAAGGCATGTTTCAGGTTTACGATGCAAAATCCACAGGAATGATAAGCGATCTTATAAGAAGACTCAATCAGCTTGAACCAGATGAATGGACAGAAGCAACAGTGGTTTATAGAATAAAGAAAAAATAA
- a CDS encoding lipoprotein codes for MLKTIAIILTGAILFTGCAFVDQRVDLTYERTVNAKGGTGEVYIAKPKDNTGLSKKPSGEIIIGTVKNTYGMKTADVITSNDIGDWIVKALIQELSFAGYTVMPVIELPDDVPNGIDLTLLRVFVDQDVGFWTVGAISDIQFTVEIWKNGVKVKIINVMAKGDERSVMGSAETKGISLKKALQSAMQQAIPEIIKTLEY; via the coding sequence ATGTTAAAAACAATAGCTATTATTTTAACAGGAGCTATTTTATTTACAGGCTGTGCTTTTGTTGATCAGAGAGTTGATTTGACTTATGAAAGAACTGTTAATGCAAAAGGTGGAACAGGGGAAGTATATATTGCAAAACCTAAAGATAACACAGGTCTTAGCAAGAAACCTTCTGGAGAAATAATTATCGGGACAGTGAAAAATACCTATGGTATGAAAACAGCAGATGTTATAACAAGTAATGATATAGGTGACTGGATAGTAAAAGCTCTTATACAAGAACTTTCTTTTGCTGGATACACAGTTATGCCTGTTATAGAATTACCTGACGATGTTCCCAATGGTATTGATTTAACTCTTTTGAGAGTATTTGTTGATCAAGATGTAGGATTCTGGACTGTTGGTGCAATTAGTGATATTCAATTCACAGTAGAAATATGGAAAAATGGCGTTAAAGTAAAAATAATCAATGTTATGGCAAAAGGTGATGAAAGGTCTGTAATGGGTTCAGCAGAAACAAAAGGGATTTCTTTAAAAAAAGCATTGCAATCTGCTATGCAACAGGCTATACCAGAGATAATCAAAACTCTGGAATATTAA
- a CDS encoding caspase family protein, producing MFSRFRIFIFIFSYAFVFAGCSMYEFKDPTGAQLQVQYVSPEDKGKKIMSQPQKETDKKITYKSQIKPATSEIEPVPEFKVKSRPNDIAVIVGIEEYQDLPKSDFSSSDAKLIRNYLKALGFQERNIEVLINEKATKSGIEKAIEAWLPNHVKADSKVFIYYSGHGAPEPKTGDAYIVPYDGDPNYLDVTGYSLKRLYEKLAKLRATEVIVVLDSCFSGIGGRSVLAKGARPLVIMSDMPMISKNMVVISASQGNQISTSSPELGHGIFTYYFLKALKEGKKAIVDIYQYIKPLVEDEAKRLNINQSPNITPDIEKLKGKFYLR from the coding sequence ATGTTTAGTAGATTCAGAATATTTATTTTCATTTTTTCTTATGCTTTTGTGTTTGCTGGATGCAGCATGTATGAATTTAAAGATCCTACGGGTGCTCAATTACAAGTTCAGTATGTTTCCCCAGAAGATAAAGGTAAGAAGATTATGTCACAGCCTCAAAAGGAGACTGATAAGAAAATAACATATAAATCACAGATAAAGCCTGCTACTTCAGAAATAGAACCTGTGCCAGAGTTTAAAGTAAAATCAAGACCAAATGATATTGCTGTTATAGTTGGTATTGAAGAATATCAAGATTTGCCAAAATCGGATTTTTCAAGTAGCGATGCAAAACTTATAAGAAACTATCTTAAAGCTTTGGGTTTTCAAGAAAGAAATATAGAGGTTCTTATAAATGAAAAGGCAACAAAATCAGGTATTGAAAAAGCTATAGAAGCATGGCTTCCAAATCATGTAAAGGCTGATAGTAAAGTTTTCATTTATTACTCAGGACATGGTGCACCTGAGCCAAAAACAGGAGATGCCTATATAGTGCCTTATGATGGAGACCCTAATTATCTTGATGTAACAGGGTATTCATTAAAAAGACTTTATGAGAAACTTGCTAAATTAAGGGCTACAGAGGTGATTGTGGTTCTTGACTCGTGTTTTTCAGGGATAGGCGGTAGAAGCGTGCTTGCAAAAGGTGCACGACCTCTTGTGATCATGTCAGATATGCCTATGATATCAAAAAATATGGTTGTTATTTCAGCCTCTCAAGGCAATCAAATAAGCACATCTTCTCCAGAGTTAGGACACGGGATATTCACATACTATTTTCTGAAAGCATTGAAAGAAGGCAAAAAAGCTATAGTGGACATCTATCAATATATAAAGCCTCTGGTAGAGGACGAAGCTAAACGTTTAAATATAAATCAAAGTCCGAATATTACTCCAGATATTGAAAAGTTAAAAGGCAAATTTTATTTAAGATGA
- a CDS encoding tetratricopeptide repeat protein: MFKRNIINFIFLILLFLIKNSFAYEPVVIIADGEYVMGAGESMEVSEEKAKRIAVQKAAEQAGAYVKSYTKVKNLALESDVIEVIANHSMKIEVLDRKKTVVGDIDAIKFYVKIRATMSQEDIEANLKKVRQDQSIVEEYNRLKADFDKQNREMEKLKRQLELATGGDKQKIAKLISEEEKKYKANLWLERAQQKDIIEPEEAIKAYKKALELNPDIPQAYFGLAKTLYKTNVLKYGLLEDDTQKEKLLRALKEALENINRAISLDENYADAYALRAEILSYLGNLEDIAEKKDYNDKILKDINRALALNASNKAELYYLRASMYLDELQNAELEQAKADQFDYRVIEEYFNKALNEIDNAGSLCKEEKCLADYYRRKAYAHIFIINYYLRREDIAKTKEFTSMRDKFLKKADEIEKQKIQQEEKFDKELQEQIKDLYQTEFGKIVYELEKGWKEKVTGISLKDLEEKSREEQQKIFNQMETTIRQKISSGKASAEEYILMSYFEENPQTKKAYFDRGIALYEKRNSQGVDAILLVQFYLDGTIMQNDDVKLNYLNKAKAVVDRNFAQAQKVLSMDEFRLLISEMEKAKSDIEGFNVMKKLAKLNRQQAEAFHWLQFAFMISHQKAEIYERLDLPLKALEEYLYLCNTFKIDEACKNVERLKK; encoded by the coding sequence ATGTTCAAAAGAAACATTATTAATTTTATATTTTTGATTTTATTGTTTTTAATTAAAAACTCATTTGCCTATGAGCCTGTTGTAATAATTGCTGATGGTGAGTATGTAATGGGTGCGGGTGAAAGCATGGAAGTATCTGAGGAAAAGGCAAAAAGAATAGCAGTCCAAAAAGCAGCAGAACAAGCTGGTGCATATGTTAAAAGCTATACAAAGGTGAAAAATCTTGCCCTTGAAAGTGACGTTATTGAGGTTATAGCAAATCATTCAATGAAAATTGAAGTTTTAGACAGAAAGAAAACAGTTGTTGGTGATATTGATGCAATAAAGTTTTATGTAAAAATCAGAGCTACCATGTCACAGGAAGATATAGAGGCAAATCTTAAAAAGGTAAGGCAAGACCAAAGCATTGTTGAGGAATACAATAGACTTAAAGCTGACTTTGACAAGCAAAACAGGGAAATGGAAAAGCTGAAAAGACAGCTTGAGCTTGCTACAGGTGGAGATAAACAAAAAATTGCGAAACTGATTTCGGAAGAAGAAAAGAAATACAAAGCAAATCTCTGGCTTGAGAGAGCACAGCAAAAGGATATTATTGAACCAGAAGAAGCTATTAAAGCTTATAAAAAAGCATTAGAGCTTAATCCTGATATTCCACAGGCTTACTTTGGTTTAGCAAAAACTCTTTATAAAACCAATGTTCTTAAGTATGGGTTGCTGGAAGATGATACTCAAAAGGAAAAACTTCTTAGAGCATTAAAAGAGGCTCTTGAAAATATCAACAGAGCAATATCCCTTGATGAAAACTATGCAGATGCTTATGCTTTAAGGGCGGAAATACTGAGCTATCTTGGAAATTTGGAAGATATAGCTGAAAAAAAGGATTATAATGACAAAATCTTGAAAGATATAAACAGAGCTTTAGCATTAAATGCGTCCAATAAAGCTGAGTTATATTATCTGCGTGCTTCCATGTATCTGGATGAGCTTCAAAATGCTGAATTAGAACAGGCAAAAGCAGATCAATTTGACTACAGAGTAATTGAGGAATATTTCAATAAAGCCTTGAATGAAATTGACAATGCAGGCTCTCTTTGTAAGGAGGAAAAGTGTTTGGCTGACTACTACAGACGAAAGGCTTATGCTCACATCTTCATAATAAATTACTATTTACGCAGAGAAGATATAGCTAAGACAAAAGAATTTACTTCAATGAGAGATAAATTTTTAAAGAAAGCTGATGAAATAGAAAAGCAGAAAATACAACAGGAAGAGAAATTTGATAAAGAACTCCAGGAACAAATAAAAGATTTATACCAGACTGAATTCGGCAAAATAGTCTATGAACTTGAAAAAGGATGGAAAGAGAAAGTAACAGGTATTTCTTTGAAAGATTTAGAAGAAAAAAGTAGAGAGGAGCAACAGAAAATATTTAATCAAATGGAGACTACAATCAGACAAAAAATTTCTTCAGGTAAGGCATCTGCTGAAGAATACATTTTAATGTCTTATTTTGAGGAAAATCCACAAACAAAAAAAGCTTACTTTGACAGAGGTATAGCTTTATATGAAAAGAGAAATTCTCAGGGAGTAGATGCTATTTTATTGGTTCAGTTTTATCTTGATGGAACAATTATGCAAAATGATGATGTGAAATTAAACTATTTAAACAAGGCAAAAGCGGTTGTTGACAGAAATTTTGCTCAGGCACAGAAGGTATTGAGCATGGATGAATTCAGGTTGCTAATTTCTGAAATGGAAAAAGCAAAAAGTGATATTGAAGGGTTCAACGTTATGAAAAAACTTGCTAAACTTAATAGACAGCAGGCTGAAGCCTTCCACTGGCTTCAATTTGCATTTATGATTTCACATCAAAAGGCAGAAATATATGAGAGACTTGATTTACCTTTGAAAGCACTTGAAGAATACCTTTATCTCTGCAATACCTTTAAAATTGATGAGGCATGCAAAAATGTAGAAAGATTGAAAAAATAG
- a CDS encoding DUF4384 domain-containing protein, which yields MKKIFYIALLILILASTVYASQSAITESEGYACMGEDRTKRQTEETALQDAKRKAIEQVSTYIQAETQVKDFELQKDIVNAYANAKVRIIEQKGIWDSEPPKVGDCYKVKIKAEVIPDETAMKKISGAVSLDDPSAPLKVQIWTEKREYKAGEKIKVFLRGNKPFYARIVYRQADGSLVQILPNPYRKDNYFQGGVIYEIPSGPDRFELEVTPPFGEENVIVYASTGELGSVELEEAGGVYKIKTRLEEVENKTRGVQIVQKGQSKASEFYETMLKVETK from the coding sequence ATGAAAAAAATTTTTTATATTGCATTATTAATTTTAATTTTAGCTTCTACTGTCTATGCATCCCAGTCTGCAATCACAGAATCAGAAGGTTATGCTTGCATGGGTGAAGACAGGACAAAAAGGCAGACTGAAGAGACAGCACTTCAGGATGCTAAAAGAAAGGCAATTGAGCAGGTATCAACTTATATTCAGGCAGAAACTCAGGTTAAAGATTTTGAACTGCAAAAAGACATAGTAAATGCCTATGCAAATGCAAAGGTAAGAATTATTGAGCAGAAAGGTATATGGGACAGTGAACCCCCAAAGGTTGGTGATTGTTACAAAGTAAAGATTAAGGCAGAGGTAATTCCTGATGAGACTGCTATGAAAAAGATATCAGGGGCAGTTTCTCTTGATGACCCTTCAGCACCCCTTAAGGTTCAAATATGGACAGAAAAAAGGGAGTATAAGGCGGGAGAGAAGATAAAGGTTTTTCTAAGAGGAAATAAGCCCTTTTATGCAAGGATTGTTTACAGGCAGGCAGATGGAAGTCTTGTCCAGATTCTTCCCAATCCTTACAGAAAAGATAACTACTTTCAGGGAGGAGTCATCTATGAAATACCTTCAGGTCCTGACAGATTTGAGCTTGAAGTAACACCACCATTTGGTGAAGAGAATGTTATTGTTTATGCAAGCACAGGTGAGCTTGGCAGTGTTGAGCTTGAGGAAGCAGGAGGGGTTTACAAGATAAAGACGAGGCTTGAAGAAGTAGAGAATAAAACAAGAGGTGTTCA
- a CDS encoding DUF4282 domain-containing protein produces METEKGFFAQLFDLSFKSFITVKIIKLLYILAIIGSGLIGLMLLIGGVSTMKYSPGAGFLQIVLAPLIALLGIIWSRVFLELTVVLFKIEENTAKISEIKEKETKIGD; encoded by the coding sequence ATGGAGACAGAAAAAGGCTTTTTTGCACAGCTTTTTGATTTATCATTTAAAAGTTTTATCACTGTAAAAATAATCAAACTTCTCTATATTCTTGCAATCATCGGTTCAGGACTTATTGGTTTAATGCTTTTAATAGGTGGTGTAAGCACTATGAAATATTCACCTGGTGCAGGGTTTCTGCAGATAGTTTTAGCGCCATTGATTGCTCTTCTGGGTATAATATGGTCAAGAGTTTTTCTTGAATTAACAGTTGTTTTATTTAAGATAGAGGAGAATACTGCTAAAATTAGTGAAATTAAAGAAAAAGAAACAAAAATAGGAGATTAA
- a CDS encoding DUF2330 domain-containing protein — MKKILFAIYLLILFCPAILMADKGLFWWTMDAELSQDSQKAIILHNFKEEVLILGTELKASKDTGILEFIPFPSEPEISLAKGNPFEEINKLLQKKRIEFAVFTKGGSSAEPVEIRLSQKIGLHDVTVIKINDINGFNKWVIDFLDKKGIKKIELKALKNFSDVAEDYIKRGIQYFVFDYVEVKNAPRFIEPLIYRFKTDKLYYPLKTSNIIGGGGSVELVLILPGTLGINKNEMMEILKIFPYYFRPELSSSSKIYLRELKPIYEKAEEIFNEKSKIYLQMLRYSGKYEFKDDLNLDISKIAPYARKIERFYYGYEPHFLDEFTLDELSDYFEAHPELKKK, encoded by the coding sequence ATGAAAAAAATATTATTTGCCATATATTTGCTTATATTATTTTGCCCAGCTATTTTGATGGCAGATAAAGGACTTTTCTGGTGGACTATGGATGCTGAGCTCAGTCAGGACTCTCAGAAGGCAATAATACTTCATAACTTTAAGGAAGAAGTCTTAATTTTGGGAACGGAGCTCAAAGCAAGTAAGGACACAGGAATTTTAGAATTCATTCCTTTCCCTTCAGAGCCAGAAATTAGCCTTGCTAAGGGAAATCCCTTTGAGGAGATAAATAAACTTCTTCAGAAGAAGAGAATAGAGTTTGCAGTGTTCACAAAGGGAGGCTCTTCAGCAGAGCCCGTAGAGATAAGACTGAGTCAGAAAATAGGGCTTCACGATGTAACGGTGATAAAGATAAATGATATTAATGGCTTTAATAAATGGGTAATTGATTTTCTTGATAAAAAAGGAATCAAAAAGATTGAACTTAAAGCACTAAAGAATTTTTCTGATGTTGCAGAAGATTATATTAAAAGAGGAATTCAGTATTTTGTATTTGACTATGTGGAGGTAAAGAATGCCCCAAGATTCATTGAGCCTCTTATTTACAGATTTAAGACAGACAAGCTTTACTATCCCTTGAAAACATCAAACATAATAGGTGGAGGGGGTAGTGTTGAGCTTGTGCTTATACTTCCGGGAACTCTTGGTATAAATAAAAATGAAATGATGGAAATACTAAAAATTTTTCCTTACTACTTCAGACCTGAATTAAGCAGTTCTTCTAAGATTTATCTAAGAGAATTAAAACCAATATACGAAAAGGCAGAGGAGATTTTTAATGAAAAAAGTAAGATTTATCTTCAGATGCTTCGTTACAGTGGAAAATATGAGTTTAAGGATGACCTCAATCTTGATATATCAAAGATTGCACCATATGCAAGAAAAATAGAACGGTTCTACTATGGATATGAGCCACATTTTCTTGATGAGTTCACTCTTGATGAACTCAGTGATTATTTTGAGGCTCATCCTGAGTTAAAGAAGAAATAG
- a CDS encoding GNA1162 family protein: protein MKKSFFLLAILLFIASCATLPEIKKETPESKISDEELPKTVAILPFENKTEEMGIANQVRKAFYNHFSSKPYRDIELTVVDEKIIQLEKSSGKSILEIPPKDICEALGCDGLIYGKVIDYKKIYAVAYSQLGIEAEVWMINTKTGKEVFRLKDSVRYHEGGVPLSPLSAVMTAISTAMNIRDIQQVRMLNELCYKFNEKIPSPEGLIEQRPVIKEVLTNAKDSPFGKGKVIQVGAEGDRGMVATFDIGNFKKGVPMKETQPGIYIGEYVVMPGDNVKEAPIIVSLRKPGGYDTQWIDVSGFVTIDTTPPPQVTGLRAKGFHDRIEISWQALKNVPDLKGYRVLRSEQPLSGFKEITTTEFNFVEDKTVEYGKVYYYRVVAYDTAGNESEIQDAKKAFLTAKEPQIISGSIEKDTVLSGNYIVKNSLWIPKGLTLTIEPETRLMFDENAQLKVEGKIVINAKDFPVEFVPVGNKKWKGIVLEGGYIEMNGFRIKNAETGISLNSSGGVIENGIISDNDKGISVLGIPSPSIKNLTISGNKTGIELVKTNSIIYLNSLFQNETGIKIIGFSGEIRDNNIYDNNLNIYSETFLKIAPNYFGSINSDEMRLRNIQISSVYDAKLPEGKLVNPITNPYAKLSQEERQRKATEFVIEAGEYFRQRNYGKAVTLFEEALKAQPTPEIYYYLAICYQEMKEEEKTLKYLREGVEKFPKDSTLQKSLGLIYYQAGREDEAKKVFEEVLRLNPEDRQVRFLMERLINK from the coding sequence ATGAAGAAGTCTTTCTTCCTTTTGGCAATTCTCCTGTTTATTGCTTCCTGTGCCACCTTGCCCGAAATTAAAAAAGAAACCCCTGAGTCAAAAATCTCTGATGAAGAGCTTCCAAAGACTGTTGCAATTCTTCCCTTTGAAAACAAAACAGAAGAGATGGGGATTGCAAATCAGGTAAGAAAAGCTTTTTACAATCACTTTAGCTCAAAACCCTACAGAGACATTGAACTCACTGTGGTTGATGAAAAAATAATTCAGCTTGAAAAAAGCTCAGGTAAAAGCATTCTTGAAATTCCACCAAAAGATATATGCGAAGCCTTAGGATGTGATGGATTGATTTATGGAAAAGTTATAGATTATAAAAAAATCTATGCAGTTGCTTACTCTCAGCTTGGAATTGAAGCTGAAGTGTGGATGATAAACACAAAAACAGGGAAAGAAGTCTTCAGGCTAAAGGATTCAGTAAGATATCATGAAGGTGGAGTGCCTCTTTCTCCTTTGAGTGCAGTCATGACAGCAATATCTACTGCAATGAACATACGAGACATTCAGCAGGTAAGAATGCTCAATGAACTCTGTTACAAATTCAATGAAAAAATCCCATCTCCTGAAGGACTTATTGAACAAAGACCTGTAATTAAAGAGGTTCTCACAAATGCGAAAGATTCACCTTTTGGTAAAGGCAAGGTAATACAGGTCGGAGCAGAAGGTGACAGAGGAATGGTTGCTACCTTTGATATTGGTAATTTTAAGAAAGGCGTCCCAATGAAAGAAACACAGCCCGGAATCTATATTGGTGAGTATGTGGTTATGCCCGGAGATAATGTAAAAGAAGCACCGATAATTGTATCTTTAAGAAAACCTGGAGGTTATGACACTCAATGGATTGATGTAAGCGGATTTGTAACGATTGATACTACCCCGCCGCCTCAGGTAACAGGATTAAGAGCAAAGGGTTTTCATGACAGGATTGAGATAAGCTGGCAGGCTCTGAAAAATGTTCCTGATCTTAAAGGATACAGAGTTTTAAGAAGTGAACAGCCTTTAAGTGGATTTAAAGAGATTACAACAACAGAGTTTAATTTCGTTGAAGATAAAACCGTAGAGTATGGAAAGGTTTATTACTACAGAGTTGTTGCCTATGATACTGCTGGTAATGAGTCAGAGATACAGGATGCAAAAAAAGCATTTCTTACTGCAAAAGAGCCTCAGATAATTTCAGGAAGTATTGAAAAGGATACAGTTCTTTCAGGCAACTATATTGTAAAAAATAGCCTGTGGATTCCTAAGGGATTAACTCTTACAATTGAGCCTGAGACAAGATTAATGTTTGATGAAAATGCTCAACTTAAAGTGGAAGGGAAAATTGTCATAAATGCAAAGGATTTTCCTGTTGAATTTGTCCCCGTTGGTAATAAAAAGTGGAAGGGAATCGTGTTAGAAGGCGGATATATAGAAATGAACGGATTTAGAATTAAAAATGCTGAAACAGGGATAAGTTTGAATTCTTCAGGAGGCGTTATTGAAAATGGAATAATTTCTGATAATGACAAAGGAATTTCAGTATTAGGAATACCGTCACCTTCCATTAAAAATTTAACAATTTCAGGAAATAAAACAGGGATTGAACTTGTCAAAACAAATTCAATAATTTATCTTAACAGTCTGTTCCAGAATGAAACAGGCATTAAAATTATTGGATTTTCAGGCGAGATAAGAGATAATAACATCTACGATAATAATCTTAATATTTATTCAGAAACATTTTTAAAAATTGCTCCAAATTACTTTGGTTCAATAAATAGCGATGAAATGAGGCTTAGGAACATTCAAATAAGCAGTGTTTATGATGCCAAACTACCTGAAGGAAAACTTGTAAATCCGATTACAAATCCCTATGCAAAACTTTCTCAGGAAGAAAGGCAGAGAAAAGCAACAGAGTTTGTAATTGAGGCAGGAGAATACTTTAGGCAGAGAAACTATGGTAAGGCAGTAACACTTTTTGAGGAAGCTCTGAAAGCTCAACCTACTCCAGAGATTTATTATTATCTTGCCATCTGCTATCAGGAAATGAAGGAAGAAGAAAAAACATTGAAATATCTTAGAGAGGGGGTGGAAAAATTTCCAAAAGATTCAACTTTGCAGAAGTCATTGGGTTTGATTTACTATCAAGCTGGCAGGGAAGATGAAGCAAAAAAAGTTTTTGAAGAAGTTTTAAGGCTAAACCCTGAGGACAGGCAGGTTAGGTTTTTAATGGAAAGATTGATAAATAAATAA
- a CDS encoding PDZ domain-containing protein, which yields MKKFFISVMLLCLVEFAYAQSEIEKYRCIEVRTDLVDDKIQYSIKRENSVEFILKNCLPESLKIHVGDKKFTYEKSKILVEDGRIEKNDLFAFECYQPFFEEDLYHYRITNQAEYIKYLNSRNYRFHLGKITPLITPDYSLYPTLKQTAEKVNLETPHRTFVILNRSGGASHEFFCYIDESHAKKPLQDKCLYSFDQVLDIHMKNNDAVAIKALAEKYLKRLDYEKAEKAYKKLMELSNNEDYEGLLSFYITTNQYRKAEEILLKKIDESPYDARLYISLANLYLHKSEYDRAKLFITKALKLGFEEGEYKAYGILGEVYIAERNFKGAILSFKKASELFKKECEQQKLLMDFFKKDTEIVDCELQALPYELKTIYSLTELEDFIEAEKMAKEILSKKQDNPYIFGHLSFIYAGTGDFEKAIDASDKAISLLKRKGIGANIVMGEIYPMVVSVDRNTPSEKAGLKRGDRIINIGDRDLRLYRESKDIIQMLVDYISSNDTVKLTIHRDNSTDLKKIELKPEEFLKPEASQALAFKAIILRVKGNYPEFENLTTKAYELNPEDKLAEIAMALLKTDTGSFNEALEFLEKAGKDVHGSLILLIRPLVYAKAGQVNKAKELYREIPEELLKTKNTLYRVLLDEIKRVLHDKQLN from the coding sequence ATGAAAAAATTTTTTATCTCAGTTATGCTTTTATGCTTAGTAGAATTTGCCTATGCTCAGTCTGAAATTGAAAAATACAGATGCATTGAAGTAAGAACAGACCTTGTGGATGATAAAATTCAATACAGCATTAAAAGAGAAAATTCTGTAGAGTTTATCCTGAAAAACTGCCTTCCTGAAAGTTTAAAAATTCATGTAGGAGACAAAAAATTCACCTATGAAAAATCAAAGATACTTGTTGAAGATGGAAGGATAGAGAAAAATGACCTCTTTGCATTTGAATGTTATCAACCTTTTTTTGAGGAAGATTTATACCACTATCGTATTACAAACCAAGCTGAGTATATTAAATATCTCAATAGCAGAAACTACAGATTCCATCTTGGGAAAATCACTCCTCTTATTACTCCTGATTATTCTCTATATCCCACACTTAAACAAACTGCTGAAAAAGTTAATCTTGAGACACCACACAGGACATTTGTCATCTTAAATCGTTCTGGAGGGGCTTCCCATGAGTTTTTCTGTTACATTGATGAAAGCCACGCAAAAAAGCCCTTGCAGGATAAATGTCTGTATAGTTTTGATCAGGTTCTTGATATTCATATGAAAAATAATGATGCCGTAGCAATCAAAGCTCTTGCTGAGAAATACCTTAAAAGACTTGATTATGAAAAAGCAGAAAAGGCATACAAAAAATTGATGGAGCTGTCTAACAATGAAGATTATGAAGGGCTTTTATCTTTCTATATCACTACAAACCAATACAGAAAGGCAGAAGAAATACTTCTTAAAAAAATAGATGAATCGCCTTATGATGCCCGTTTATATATATCACTGGCAAACCTTTACTTACATAAGAGCGAATATGACAGGGCAAAATTATTTATTACCAAAGCTTTAAAGCTGGGATTTGAAGAAGGAGAATACAAAGCCTATGGAATTCTCGGTGAGGTATATATTGCTGAGAGGAACTTTAAGGGGGCTATTTTATCTTTTAAAAAGGCTTCAGAACTTTTCAAAAAAGAATGTGAGCAGCAGAAATTATTGATGGATTTCTTTAAAAAAGATACTGAAATAGTTGATTGTGAACTTCAAGCTTTACCCTATGAGTTAAAGACAATATACAGTCTAACTGAACTTGAAGATTTCATAGAAGCTGAAAAGATGGCAAAAGAAATTCTATCTAAAAAACAAGACAATCCTTACATATTCGGACATCTTTCTTTTATATATGCTGGTACGGGAGATTTTGAAAAAGCAATTGATGCATCTGATAAAGCCATCTCATTACTTAAAAGAAAAGGAATAGGTGCAAATATTGTAATGGGCGAGATTTATCCTATGGTTGTCTCTGTTGACAGAAATACTCCTTCGGAGAAAGCAGGTTTAAAAAGAGGAGACAGGATAATAAACATTGGAGATAGAGATTTAAGGCTTTACAGAGAGAGCAAAGATATCATACAGATGCTGGTTGATTATATAAGTAGTAACGATACAGTGAAACTAACGATACATCGTGATAATTCCACTGATTTAAAAAAAATAGAGCTAAAACCTGAAGAATTTTTAAAACCAGAAGCCTCACAGGCTTTAGCATTTAAGGCAATAATTTTGAGAGTGAAAGGGAATTACCCTGAATTTGAAAATCTTACCACAAAAGCCTACGAATTAAATCCCGAGGATAAATTAGCAGAGATTGCAATGGCACTTTTAAAAACAGATACAGGAAGTTTCAATGAAGCATTAGAATTTTTAGAAAAGGCTGGTAAGGATGTTCATGGTAGTCTTATCCTGCTCATAAGACCACTTGTTTATGCAAAAGCTGGACAGGTAAATAAGGCAAAGGAGCTTTATAGAGAAATCCCCGAGGAACTTCTGAAGACGAAAAATACACTTTATAGAGTGCTTTTAGATGAAATAAAGAGAGTATTGCATGATAAACAGTTGAATTAA